In Pseudophryne corroboree isolate aPseCor3 chromosome 7, aPseCor3.hap2, whole genome shotgun sequence, a single window of DNA contains:
- the LOC134945834 gene encoding E3 ubiquitin/ISG15 ligase TRIM25-like, translating to MASVCLNEELSCSICLSLYTVPMSLRCGHNFCRDCIVRVLDTQEEAGGYSCPECRAEYQERPALEKNRKLSNIVESFLCNHPEPEITQIFCTYCMDAPVLAVKLCLQCEMSLCEGHLTAHNKSVDHVLIDPTSSLTNRKCQIHKKLFAYHCCEDAACVCVSCFAIGSHKGHQVESLDEAMKTKQQKLKNLLEKLTTNRAEAEEHVQSLQDRRTEVEEKAAVVTGKVTDLFMDIRRKLDILEGRVLSEVSRQTERISLQISDLIRQLEEQKDELSRRMGHIEELCNATDPLTVLQDRESDSNEKESDTESDATMTYPVDDLDDCLISVTLHAGLSDILTAGKRTSCIPEAADMLLDINTSNCYISVSRDKKSASSSNVELNYPQNRMRFTDYRVVLSSTRFGSGQHCWEVGVSASKYWGVGVAYSSIEREGKQSRIGYNRKSWCLRMSDDGYTVMHNSVCTNLQLVTPVQTVRIYLDYEAGRLSFYQLCDAIRHLYTFSATFSEPLHAAFKVFSAGWVRINS from the coding sequence ATGGCGTCTGTGTGTCTGAATGAGGAGCTGAGCTGCTCCATCTGCCTGAGCCTTTATACAGTCCCTATGTCCCTGAGATGTGGGCACAACTTCTGCCGGGACTGTATTGTGAGggtgctggatacacaggaggAGGCTGGGGGCTATTCCTGTCCGGAATGCAGGGCAGAGTATCAGGAACGCCCAGCACTGGAGAAGAACAGGAAGCTGAGTAACATTGTGGAAAGTTTCCTATGTAATCACCCAGAGCCAGAGATCACCCAGATCTTCTGTACTTACTGCATGGACGCTCCTGTACTGGCTGTGAAGCTGTGTCTGCAGTGTGAGATGTCCCTGTGTGAGGGCCACCTGACTGCACACAACAAATCAGTAGATCATGTTCTAATTGACCCAACATCATCACTGACCAACAGAAAATGCCAAATCCACAAGAAACTCTTTGCATACCATTGCTGTGAGGATGCTGCTTGTGTCTGTGTCTCCTGCTTTGCAATAGGATCACACAAAGGACACCAGGTGGAGTCACTGGATGAGGCCATGAAGACCAAGCAGCAGAAGCTGAAAAACCTACTGGAGAAACTGACCACAAACAGAGCAGAGGCTGAGGAACATGTGCAGAGTCTACAGGATCGCAGGACAGAGGTAGAGGAGAAAGCAGCTGTTGTCACAGGGAAGGTCACTGACTTGTTTATGGACATCAGGAGGAAGTTGGACATCCTAGAGGGGAGAGTCCTGAGTGAGGTCTCCAGGCAGACTGAGAGGATTTCTCTGCAAATCTCTGATCTGATCCGGCAGCTGGAGGAACAGAAGGATGAGCTGTCCAGGAGGATGggtcacattgaggagctgtgtaacgCTACTGACCCACTGACTGTCTTACAGGACCGAGAATCAGACTCTAATGAGAAGGAAAGTGACACAGAAAGTGATGCCACAATGACTTATCCTGTGGATGATCTGGACGATTGTCTGATCTCAGTGACCTTGCATGCAGGTTTATCTGATATTCTGACTGCTGGAAAGAGAACGTCTTGTATACCTGAGGCTGCAGATATGTTACTTGATATAAACACATCTAATTGTTACATCTCTGTATCAAGGGATAAAAAATCTGCATCCTCATCCAATGTAGAACTAAATTACCCACAGAATAGAATGAGGTTTACAGATTATCGTGTGGTTCTCAGCAGCACAAGATTTGGCTCAGGACAACATTGCTGGGAAGTGGGAGTCAGCGCATCAAAGTATTGGGGGGTTGGAGTGGCTTATTCTAGTATTGAAAGGGAAGGAAAGCAGTCACGCATTGGATACAATAGGAAGTCCTGGTGTTTGCGTATGTCAGATGATGGTTACACAGTGATGCACAATTCTGTGTGCACTAATCTGCAGCTTGTGACTCCTGTGCAGACAGTAAGAATCTACCTGGACTATGAGGCCGGGCGTCTGTCCTTCTATCAGCTGTGTGACGCCATCAGACACTTATACACCTTCTCCGCCACCTTCTCTGAGCCCCTGCATGCTGCCTTTAAGGTATTCAGTGCTGGCTGGGTCAGGATTAATAGCTAG